The following proteins come from a genomic window of Alosa sapidissima isolate fAloSap1 chromosome 20, fAloSap1.pri, whole genome shotgun sequence:
- the stx5a gene encoding syntaxin-5a, protein MTCRDRTLEFQSACKSLQGRQIQNGTPSSKPALNALKQRSDFTLMAKRIGKDLSNTFAKLEKLTILAKRKSLFDDKSVEIEELTYIIKQDINSLNKQIAQLQGLVRSRSGQNGRHVQTHSNTIVVSLQSKLASMSNDFKSVLEVRTENLKQQRTRREHFSNAPVAASPLLANNFGSSVLLQDESRSMGGEVSIDMESQANPLQLQLINEQDSYIQSRADTMQNIESTIVELGSIFQQLAHMVKEQEETIQRIDANVEDTQLNVEAAHTEILKYFQSVSSNRWLMIKIFLVLIIFFIIFVVFLA, encoded by the exons aATGGGACTCCTTCAAGTAAACCAGCACTCAATGCCCTCAAACAGCGCAGTGACTTCACTCTTATGGCAAA GAGAATTGGAAAAGACCTGAGCAACACATTTGCCAAACTGGAAAAGCTAACAATAC TGGCCAAAAGAAAATCCTTGTTTGACGACAAATCTGTTGAAATAGAAGAACTGACCTACATTATAAAACAG GACATCAACAGCCTCAACAAGCAGATAGCACAGCTGCAGGGGCTTGTGCGCTCCCGAAGTGGACAAAATGGCCGGCACGTTCAGACACATTCCAACACCATCGTGGTTTCCCTGCAG tcAAAGCTGGCATCAATGTCAAACGACTTCAAATCCGTATTGGAAGTCAGAACTGAA AACTTAAAGCAGCAGCGCACCAGGAGAGAACACTTCTCAAACGCTCCGGTGGCTGCCTCCCCTCTTCTGGCCAATAACTTCG GGAGCTCCGTGTTGCTGCAGGATGAGTCGCGGAGCATGGGAGGTGAGGTCTCTATAGACATGGAGTCCCAGGCCAACCCCCTCCAGCTGCAGCTCATCAATGAGCAG GACTCGTACATCCAGAGCCGGGCCGACACAATGCAGAACATTGAGAGCACCATTGTGGAACTGGGCTCCATCTTTCAGCAGCTGGCGCACATGGTGAAGGAGCAGGAGGAGACCAtccagag GATTGACGCTAACGTGGAGGACACACAGCTGAACGTGGAGGCAGCCCACACGGAGATCCTCAAGTACTTCCAGTCGGTCTCCTCCAACCGCTGGCTCATGATCAAGATCTTCCTCGTCCTCATCatcttcttcatcatcttcGTGGTCTTCCTCGCCTGA
- the zgc:162144 gene encoding RD3 domain-containing protein — translation MFPWSAVFSLEPKVPGQRTSEELVINTLMLELGAMVKRTERVRLERAAQGRRRHSSSSSVDYSWLASVPVKAPFELTPGDVMGLQDLCSKIPPHLCGPAIVRFRKVVTEMEPDVQEVPRLFRTVLLNCLEEMESDAEMQARANLWEKQRSRSLSFVSFRSRFRSARGPGGFLGGSRGNLQEQAWLDEEEEEVPEKVAVQRGSRRTRSRSMPDISPLEQRVHS, via the exons ATGTTCCCATGGTCAGCAGTGTTCTCCCTCGAGCCCAAGGTGCCCGGGCAGCGCACATCCGAGGAGCTGGTCATCAACACGCTCATGCTGGAGCTGGGCGCCATGGTGAAGCGCACGGAGCGTGTGCGTCTGGAGCGCGCCGCCCAGGGCCGCCGACGCCACAGCTCCTCGTCCTCTGTGGACTACAGCTGGCTGGCGTCGGTGCCGGTCAAGGCCCCGTTCGAGCTCACGCCCGGTGACGTGATGGGCCTGCAGGACCTCTGCTCCAAGATCCCTCCGCATCTCTGTGGACCCGCCATCGTCAG GTTCCGGAAGGTGGTGACGGAGATGGAGCCCGACGTGCAGGAGGTGCCGCGTCTCTTCCGCACCgtgctgctgaactgcctggaggagatggagagcgaCGCCGAGATGCAGGCCCGCGCCAACCTCTGGGAGAAGCAGCGCAGCAGGAGCCTCTCCTTCGTGAGCTTCCGCTCGCGCTTCCGCTCGGCCCGCGGCCCCGGCGGCTTCCTGGGCGGCTCCCGGGGCAACCTGCAGGAGCAGGCGTGgctggacgaggaggaggaggaggtgcccGAGAAGGTGGCGGTGCAGCGAGGCTCGAGGAGGACGCGAAGCAGGAGCATGCCGGACATCAGCCCCTTGGAGCAGAGAGTCCACAGCTGA
- the LOC121693835 gene encoding centromere protein F-like — MSWAADDWTSGLTGQVLQKVRELQAQQERLGRERQQKQLQLDNAEAALHKHKLKSEEVRAELTAAQRELAGVREQAQGEVRARERLAQDLQARQAQVCSLEGQLEAAHTLTGNLTKEVKRLEAELEKLQRANGSGDSMLFSTPCWNMASPWEHNSM, encoded by the exons ATGAGCTGGGCAGCGGACGACTGGACGTCGGGCCTGACGGGCCAGGTCCTGCAGAAGGTGCGGGAGCTGCAGGCCCAGCAAGAGCGGCTGGGCCGCGAGAGGCAGCAGAAGCAGCTGCAGCTGGATAACGCCGAGGCGGCCCTCCACAAGCACAAGCTGAAG AGTGAGGAGGTGCGGGCGGAGCTGACGGCGGCGCAGCGGGAGCTGGCGGGGGTGCGGGAGCAGGCGCAGGGGGAGGTGCGCGCGCGTGAGCGGCTGGCCCAGGACCTGCAGGCGCGCCAGGCCCAGGTGTGCAGCCTGGAGGGCCAGCTGGAGGCCGCCCACACACTCACCGGCAACCTCACCAAGGAGGTCAAGAG GCTGGAGGCAGAGCTGGAGAAACTGCAGAGAGCCAACGGCTCTGGGGACTCCATGTTGTTTTCCACTCCCTGCTGGAACATGGCATCACCCTGGGAGCACAACAGTATGTGA
- the LOC121693829 gene encoding centromere protein F-like — protein sequence MRTKDELGRAHTLISQERDRAQASEQRAKHLQEELKCQRQNAETSRCNAEQKRKEIEREHQRELLELQKERQALERQHQQESHKLNQEIQQARTLHHTLQSQHDKLGLQKQAVEQELDFIKGKLKGTESELQDTQKREAQTQAKLTEALRDSESLTVTIEQLKRKERSLEEEVKRLSEELADALRRLKELQDQPPAPAAVITPPQYSSCGDSFNPVVSYDRPSPHQTQTHKKKALKVDRTKEEAIQRAKYPSDREPGEGIDSEQIKEFGSEQPAKGKRKEGRREKVGRRDEESDQTDEAGEVLSSALEEDASSDEGGTNQLCPKSQLTETLSSSSSPECSRSKPTIPSPSQSPNRGGGQTDLKRENVALRDELRDTKQELERRLDDLESQRRAEAEARTKLKQLSRKHSTQTEQLHHRAQEQQEERQRLERQLEEARRETGRLEEALAAAEGRLEESRKVRDAEAAGERGECERLREALTEMERKGREMEEESGRLKEDLEVLRVELTQEREDREKGREEEEEEGKEEGPGKEDLLAKVSELEAELDELRKAPKENLQLKYLQLNGSCDDNKAMVFNDEDIIPSPIDHVSFCQAVNLQNSMVSQEASTKNFITDLGACKKLAEHSRNENEARSAGLAQEVERLKVQCESLRAERDRESGRSKTAQNRLEVLQKQVTSQTQQLTRAFESQSSHIEGLLLELQHRDAAIQRQGEELRLCQEEMAQVRAAKEKLETEVRTDVPQIDSSDDAKEVSVHSDATVDKTQPEARCDMIDNTKAKTLDKEADVVSVKEVLNTSTPVEPQAGEQHKAVAQSNTSNVPFQTVQTNAQDASTTDVQAGSLPCEIAASGNTVAIVERSGNFNEKQFVHTETTVQEGSGEAPLDTADPRLGRPAAALASGQLEHNSHNSTLLQSPADVQALDASTMTEAAEGSPESQREMDLLRAQNAQLTQALEEASVEELRSVRVENEQLKSRLKQLEAASVHAQDDGPAGREDDGALRPCREGQGDLSVQTSDADNTEERVPPVQPVSVQPDATTVTETTVERSTEKESLGKETFGHSDTTSHEQQLQALLSELRRLTGENESQAEELELWRTAASGEPSALLPGATAGRHGDGGSILVVREDHILLPCSTDKLGGQLLETRSMIHHHQSEEAGGHPSTTTTQRQQDSPVPPKVEVDHGASVKSSESEDGELTDEVSSCHEVETMTKGSQRRAEDLHSETPSTDRRGSNTKEKLCDSPTKTKTVLGQTDQVHQRAGPGAPGPDAKANSVSCTSNQAHSSTEASEDAARQTKADDSGPEAAHGQTLLRESVSAPACQAELGVGSVSVTPSGTSRSAETHQYCADAAEEKLRPPEASRDGAEGQSSEVTGLERAQVSREVKSAATQTEETHAQSPENTPQRAAVLDASTQTDRGPTEEEEDEVTDSPCPSPGAAAESEKLLLSSSFPIPANPAHLAERIRRNRNRMSAAYDDTEYEPYGLPEVVMKGFADIPSGPACPYVLRRGLLGTPAVALPAREVEGDTDP from the exons ATGCGCACCAAGGACGAGCTGGGCCGCGCACACACCCTCATCAGCCAGGAGAGGGACCGG GCCCAGGCCTCTGAGCAGCGGGCGAAGCATCTGCAGGAGGAGCTGAAGTGCCAGAGGCAGAATGCTGAGACCAGCCGCTGCAACGCCGAGCAGAAGAGGaaggagattgagagagaacaCCAGagg GAGTTGCTGGAGCTGCAGAAGGAGCGGCAGGCTCTGGAGCGGCAGCACCAGCAGGAGTCCCACAAACTAAACCAGGAGATCCAGCAGGCCAGGACGCTACACCACACATTACAGTCACAGCAcgacaag cTGGGTCTGCAGAAGCAGGCTGTGGAGCAGGAGCTGGACTTCATCAAAGGGAAGCTGAAAGGCACTGAGTCGGAGCTCCAGGACACTCAGAAGAGAGAGGCCCAGACGCAAGCTAAGCTAACG GAAGCGCTCAGGGACAGCGAGAGCCTCACCGTGACCATTGAGCAGctgaagaggaaggagaggagcctggaggaggaggtgaagaggctCTCTGAGGAGCTGGCTGACGCACTACGCCGCCTTAAAGAGCTCCAAG ACCAGCCTCCTGCTCCTGCAGCTGTCATAACGCCCCCCCAGTACTCCTCCTGTGGCGACAGCTTCAACCCAGTGGTCTCTTACGATCGCCCCAGTCCTCACcaaacacaaacccacaagAAGAAAGCGCTCAAAGTGGACAGAACCAAAGAGGAGGCGATCCAGAGGGCAAAGTACCCCTCCGATAGGGAGCCGGGGGAGGGCATCGATTCTGAGCAAATCAAGGAGTTTGGCTCAGAGCAGCCCGCAAAGGGCAAGAGAAAAGAGGGCAGGAGGGAGAAAGTGGGAAGGAGGGATGAAGAGTCAGACCAGACGGATGAAGCTGGAGAGGTTCTGTCTTCTGCTCTGGAGGAGGACGCCAGCAGTGATGAGGGAGGGACCAATCAGCTTTGCCCAAAGTCACAGCTGACTGAAACCCTAAGCAGCAGCAGTTCACCAGAATGTTCCAGAAGCAAACCCACTATCCCATCGCCCAGCCAAAGTCCCAACCGCGGAGGTGGGCAGACGGACCTGAAGCGGGAGAATGTGGCGCTCCGCGACGAGCTCCGGGACACCAAGCAGGAGCTGGAGCGTCGACTGGACGACCTGGAGAGCCAGCGTCGCGCCGAGGCGGAGGCCCGCACCAAGCTGAAGCAGCTGAGCCGCAAGCACTCCACCCAGACGGAGCAGCTCCACCACAGGGcccaggagcagcaggaggagcgCCAGCGGCTGGAGCGGCAGCTGGAGGAGGCGCGCCGGGAGACGGGACGCCTGGAGGAGGCGCTGGCCGCCGCCGAGGGCCGGCTGGAGGAGAGCCGGAAGGTGAGGGACGCGGAGGCGGCCGGCGAGAGGGGCGAGTGCGAGCGCCTGAGGGAGGCGCTGACCGAGATGGAGCGCAAGGGCCgcgagatggaggaggagagcgggCGGCTGAAGGAGGACCTGGAGGTGCTGAGGGTGGAGCTGACCCAGGAGCGCGAGGACCGCGAGAAAGGccgcgaggaggaggaggaggagggcaaggAGGAAGGACCGGGGAAGGAGGACCTGCTGGCCAAGGTGTCCGAACTCGAGGCGGAGCTGGACGAGCTCAGAAAGGCTCCGAAGGAAAACCTCCAGCTGAAATATTTGCAGCTCAACGGCAGCTGCGACGACAACAAAGCCATGGTCTTCAACGATGAGGACATCATCCCATCCCCGATTGACCACGTCTCCTTCTGCCAAGCGGTCAACCTCCAGAACTCCATGGTCTCCCAGGAAGCCTCCACCAAGAACTTCATCACCGACCTGGGAGCCTGTAAGAAGCTTGCAGAACATTCCAGAAACGAGAATGAGGCCCGGAGCGCCGGCCTTGCCCAGGAGGTGGAGCGTCTGAAGGTCCAGTGCGAGTCGCTGCGGGCTGAGCGGGACAGGGAGTCCGGCAGGAGCAAAACGGCCCAGAACCGCCTGGAGGTTCTGCAGAAGCAGGTGACCAGTCAGACGCAGCAGCTGACGCGGGCCTTCGAGAGCCAGAGCAGCCACATCGAGGGCCTGCTGCTGGAGCTGCAGCACCGCGACGCCGCCATCCAGAGGCAGGGAGAGGAACTGCGTCTGTGCCAAGAGGAAATGGCTCAAGTCAGAGCAGCTAAGGAGAAACTGGAGACGGAGGTCAGGACAGACGTCCCTCAGATAGACAGTTCAGATGATGCCAAAGAGGTGTCTGTCCATTCAGATGCCACTGTGGATAAGACTCAGCCTGAAGCACGCTGTGACATGATAGACAATACTAAAGCCAAAACACTAGATAAGGAGGCCGATGTCGTATCTGTTAAGGAGGTCTTAAACACATCTACCCCTGTTGAACCCCAAGCTGGGGAGCAGCACAAGGCAGTGGCACAGAGTAACACTAGCAATGTTCCGTTCCAGACTGTCCAAACTAATGCCCAGGATGCAAGCACGACAGATGTTCAGGCTGGTTCTCTGCCGTGTGAAATCGCAGCCTCTGGAAACACAGTTGCTATTGTGGAACGTTCTGGAAACTTTAATGAAAAACAGTTTGTGCACACTGAGACCACTGTTCAGGAGGGTAGTGGAGAAGCGCCACTGGACACTGCAGACCCCCGACTCGGACGGCCAGCTGCCGCGTTAGCTAGCGGACAGCTGGAGCACAACTCTCACAATTCCACACTCCTGCAGAGCCCCGCAGACGTCCAGGCCCTTGACGCGAGTACCATGACGGAGGCGGCCGAAGGGTCACCGGAGAGCCAGAGGGAGATGGACCTGCTCCGGGCCCAGAATGCCCAGCTCACTCAGGCGCTGGAGGAAGCGTCAGTGGAGGAACTCCGGTCAGTCAGAGTGGAGAACGAGCAGCTGAAGTCCAGGCTGAAGCAGTTGGAGGCCGCTAGCGTCCACGCCCAGGACGATGGGCCAGCAGGTAGAGAGGATGATGGGGCTTTGCGCCCGTGCCGTGAAGGCCAGGGGGATCTCTCTGTCCAAACATCTGATGCCGAcaacacagaggagagagtTCCCCCAGTTCAGCCTGTTTCAGTGCAGCCAGATGCCACTACAGTAACAGAAACTACTGTGGAGAGAAGCACTGAGAAAGAATCTCTTGGAAAGGAGACATTCGGCCACTCAGACACAACCTCACATGAGCAACAG CTGCAGGCTCTGCTCTCGGAGCTGCGACGGCTGACCGGGGAGAACGAGAGTCAGGCCGAGGAGCTGGAGCTCTGGAGGACGGCGGCGTCTGGAGAGCCCTCGGCGCTGTTGCCGGGGGCAACGGCAGGTCGCCATGGAGACGGAGGCAGCATACTTGTGGTGCGGGAAGACCACATCCTCCTCCCCTGTAGCACAGATAAGCTGGGCGGACAGCTCCTGGAAACAAG GTCCATGATCCACCACCATCAGTCAGAAGAGGCAGGAGGTCATCcaagcaccaccaccacacagcgGCAGCAGGACTCTCCTGTACCACCCAAGGTGGAGGTGGACCATGGTGCATCTGTAAAG AGCTCAGAGTCTGAAGATGGTGAGCTGACAGATGAGGTGAGCTCTTGCCACGAAGTGGAAACAATGACCAAAGGCTCTCAGAGGAGAGCTGAAGATTTACATTCCGAGACCCCCTCCACTGACCGCAGAGGTTCTAACACTAAAGAAAAGCTGTGCGACTCGCCCACCAAGACCAAAACAGTCCTCGGACAGACTGATCAGGTTCATCAGCGGGCAGGACCTGGCGCTCCTGGACCCGATGCCAAAGCCAACAGTGTCTCATGCACATCCAATCAGGCGCACAGCTCTACAGAAGCCTCTGAAGATGCCGCGCGGCAGACCAAAGCAGACGACTCCGGACCGGAGGCGGCCCACGGCCAGACGCTGCTCCGCGAGTCCGTGAGTGCACCGGCCTGTCAGGCTGAGCTGGGGGTGGGGAGCGTGTCTGTGACACCGAGTGGAACGAGCCGATCTGCAGAGACACACCAATACTGCGCTGATGCTGCCGAAGAGAAGCTCCGACCACCAGAGGCCTCACGGGATGGGGCTGAAGGTCAGAGTTCAGAGGTCACGGGCCTTGAGAGGGCACAGGTCAGTAGGGAGGTGAAGAGTGCGGCCACCCAGACGGAGGAGACGCACGCACAGAGCCCTGAGAACACACCGCAGAGGGCCGCCGTCCTGGACGCCAGCACACAGACGGACCGAGGACcaacggaggaggaggaagacgaggTGACTGACTCGCCATGCCCCTCGCCAGGGGCGGCAGCAGAGAGCGAGAAGCTACTGCTCTCCAGCTCGTTCCCCATCCCGGCCAACCCGGCGCACCTGGCCGAGCGCATCCGCCGCAACCGCAACCGCATGTCGGCCGCCTACGACGACACCGAGTACGAGCCATACGGCCTGCCCGAGGTCGTCATGAAAG gTTTTGCTGATATTCCCAGTGGCCCTGCCTGCCCCTATGTCCTCAGGAGGGGTCTGCTGGGAACCCCAGCTGTGGCGCTCCCAGCGCGGGAAGTGGAGGGAGACACAGACCCCTAA
- the kcnk4a gene encoding potassium channel subfamily K member 4, whose amino-acid sequence MRCSTLLAIMTVVLLYLVMGALVFRTFEMPKEMLRHELLLRQRDDFLLNHTCVDPAALDDMMQAVVIATKDGILRPDSTSLNFTSRWDVPSAFFFCGTIITTIGFGNLSPITETGQLFCIVYALVGIPMFGILLAGVGDHMGTMLRRAVGKMETLFLRKAVSPTNVRVYSAVLSILIGCVIFLGVPTLVFKHVEDWGWLEAGYFVVITLTTVGFGDYVADDSRHGNFMYKPLVWLWIVFGLAYFASILNMIGNWLRVLSKKTRAEMEELRAYATDFTQNIQNMSVDFRIPVPLDLNDPFQFRRSRKKKRRRRSGPKVNYIVPGIGSPLEPEGIRINGHLFDNWSEAKNVLEKILEIKASSVSRLELPLPSSRAGSRAGSRPGSRAPSRPVSRSELRSLSGPESRPASASGSSSWSESKSELSESASESDSHNSQSDSLSDSRPNLPNARPVSKCTGGLEATSPGEEAPLPTVMVEASTPPRPSLLDFFGENLAYIDESSDTLSDFGQPGTKRACRPKKRSMRRQLPQRHLMVVERGKGGDIRPPSNPPTPPPCIPP is encoded by the exons ATGCGGTGCTCCACCCTGCTGGCCATCATGACGGTGGTGCTGCTGTACCTGGTGATGGGCGCGCTGGTGTTCCGCACGTTCGAGATGCCCAAGGAGATGCTCCGGCACGAGCTGCTCCTCCGCCAACGCGACGACTTCCTTCTCAACCACACCTGCGTCGATCCGGCAGCCCTGGATGACATGATGCAG GCAGTAGTGATCGCCACTAAAGATGGTATATTACGCCCCGACAGCACTTCCCTCAACTTCACCAGCCGCTGGGATGTGCCCAGCGCCTTCTTCTTTTGTGGGACCATCATCACAACCATAG GTTTTGGGAACCTGTCACCCATTACTGAAACTGGCCAGCTCTTCTGTATAGTCTATGCCCTGGTGGGGATCCCCATGTTTGGCATCCTGCTGGCAGGGGTGGGAGACCACATGGGCACCATGCTCAGGCGGGCCGTGGGCAAGATGGAGACCCTGTTTCTG AGGAAAGCTGTGAGCCCCACCAATGTGCGTGTCTACTCTGCAGTGTTGtccattttgattggctgtgtgATATTCCTCGGCGTGCCTACGCTGGTCTTTAAGCACGTGGAGGATTGGGGCTGGCTGGAAGCAGGCTACTTTGTGGTCATCACTCTCACCACTGTGGGCTTTGGGGATTATGTTGCAG ATGACTCCAGGCATGGCAATTTCATGTATAAGCCTCTAGTCTGGCTCTGGATTGTGTTTGGCCTGGCCTACTTTGCCTCCATCCTGAACATGATAGGAAACTGGCTGAGAGTGCTCTCCAAAAAGACCCGTGCTGAG ATGGAAGAGCTGAGAGCCTATGCCACAGACTTTACCCAGAACAtccaaaacatgtctgtggaCTTCCGCATTCCTGTCCCTTTGGACCTTAATGACCCATTCCAGTTCAGGCGgagtaggaagaagaaaagGCGGCGCCGAAGTGGCCCAAAAGTGAACTACATCGTCCCCGGCATCGGGAGTCCCCTGGAGCCGGAGGGCATCCGCATTAACGGACACCTGTTCGACAACTGGTCCGAGGCCAAGAACGTCCTGGAGAAGATCCTGGAGATCAAGGCCAGCTCCGTGTCGAGACTGGAGCTCCCACTGCCGTCATCCAGGGCCGGGTCCCGAGCGGGGTCGAGGCCAGGGTCACGGGCGCCCTCCAGACCGGTCTCCAGGTCCGAGTTAAGATCCTTGTCTGGGCCTGAATCTAGGCCTGCGTCAGCGTCCGGGTCCAGTTCCTGGTCCGAGTCCAAATCCGAGCTCTCGGAGTCGGCATCCGAGAGCGACTCCCACAACTCTCAGAGCGATTCCCTGAGCGACTCCCGTCCCAACTTGCCGAACGCCAGACCTGTGTCGAAATGCACCGGGGGGCTGGAGGCGACCTCGCCGGGCGAGGAGGCGCCGTTGCCCACGGTGATGGTGGAGGCCAGCACTCCGCCGCGGCCCTCCCTTTTGGATTTTTTCGGCGAGAACCTGGCCTACATCGATGAGTCCTCGGACACCCTGAGCGACTTCGGACAGCCAGGGACCAAGCGTGCCTGCAGGCCCAAGAAGAGGAGCATGAGGAGGCAACTCCCACAGCGCCACCTGATGGTGGTGGAGAGGGGCAAAGGTGGCGACATCAGACCTCCATCCAACCCCCCCACACCTCCACCCTGCATACCGCCCTAG